One genomic segment of Pedobacter endophyticus includes these proteins:
- a CDS encoding NAD(P)/FAD-dependent oxidoreductase — translation MISTDIAVIGAGPVGLFAIFEAGLLKMRCHLIDYLPQVGGQLSEIYPKKPIYDIPGYPSVLAQELIDNLMEQAKPFHPTFTLGERIEGLEKRGEADFVLTTNMGTVIEAKVVVIAGGLGCFEPRKPAVENLENFENGKGVNYMILDPEKYRDQKMVIAGGGDSALDWTIYLAEVCSELTLVHRSESFRGAPDSVAKVMALAESGKINLVLNSNLHAVHGTDKLEQVEIVQNRTMEKTIVDADHLIPLFGLSPKLGPIEDWNLNISKSAIEVNTDDYSTNIPGIYAIGDINTYTNKLKLILCGFHEAALMSHSAYSYMNPGVKYTMKYTTVNGVSEF, via the coding sequence ATGATCTCTACTGATATAGCCGTAATAGGCGCTGGTCCGGTTGGTCTGTTTGCCATTTTTGAAGCCGGTTTATTAAAAATGCGTTGTCATTTAATTGATTATCTTCCGCAGGTTGGTGGTCAGCTTTCTGAAATTTACCCGAAAAAACCGATTTACGATATTCCGGGTTACCCGTCGGTATTGGCTCAAGAGCTGATTGATAATTTGATGGAACAGGCTAAACCTTTTCATCCAACTTTTACGCTGGGTGAGCGTATTGAAGGCTTAGAAAAGCGTGGCGAAGCCGATTTCGTTTTAACTACCAACATGGGTACCGTTATCGAAGCCAAGGTTGTGGTAATTGCCGGCGGCCTGGGTTGCTTTGAGCCTCGCAAACCTGCGGTTGAAAACCTGGAGAATTTTGAGAACGGTAAAGGCGTTAACTATATGATTCTTGATCCGGAAAAATACCGCGATCAGAAAATGGTTATTGCCGGCGGTGGCGACTCGGCCCTCGATTGGACAATCTATTTGGCCGAGGTTTGCTCAGAATTAACGTTGGTACACAGAAGTGAAAGCTTCCGTGGGGCGCCTGATTCGGTTGCAAAGGTAATGGCCCTTGCCGAAAGCGGAAAAATCAACCTGGTTTTAAACAGCAACCTGCACGCCGTACACGGAACCGATAAACTGGAACAAGTTGAAATTGTTCAGAACCGCACTATGGAGAAAACCATTGTGGATGCCGATCATTTAATTCCACTATTTGGTTTGAGCCCGAAATTGGGCCCAATTGAAGACTGGAATCTGAATATTAGCAAAAGTGCAATCGAGGTTAATACCGACGATTATTCTACAAACATACCTGGCATTTATGCCATTGGCGATATTAACACATACACAAATAAACTAAAGCTGATTCTTTGCGGTTTCCATGAGGCCGCCTTAATGAGTCATAGCGCTTACTCGTATATGAATCCGGGCGTTAAATACACCATGAAATATACCACTGTAAACGGAGTTTCAGAATTTTAA
- a CDS encoding 2Fe-2S iron-sulfur cluster-binding protein, with the protein MENNITIYMQEPDGSVTPHEAPTDMGLSLMEFLKASEYDILATCGGMALCATCCVDVLEGEEKLNEMSDDEYAMLDTLPDLLPNSRLACQLQLNNNMDGLKVKLHGVS; encoded by the coding sequence ATGGAAAATAACATTACAATATATATGCAAGAGCCCGATGGTTCGGTTACGCCACACGAGGCGCCTACCGATATGGGCTTAAGTTTGATGGAGTTTTTAAAGGCTTCTGAATATGACATCTTAGCGACCTGCGGCGGCATGGCTTTATGTGCCACCTGTTGTGTAGACGTTTTGGAAGGCGAAGAAAAGCTTAACGAAATGAGCGACGATGAATATGCCATGTTAGATACTTTGCCCGATTTGCTGCCCAACTCTCGACTGGCTTGCCAGTTGCAGTTAAATAATAATATGGACGGCCTGAAAGTGAAACTTCATGGTGTAAGTTAA